The Novosphingobium sp. 9U DNA window CAGGACGCTGCGCCGCCTCGCAGATCGCTTCAGCATCGATCGCGTCGTTCTTGTGCCGCTTCACAAACGGCTTCACGTAAGCGGGCGGGATTAGCCGTACGGTATAGCCCATCTCCAGCAGCTGGCGCGCCCAGTGATGCGCCCCGCCGCACGCCTCCAGCGTAATCATGCATCGAGGCTGTCCGGCGAAGAAGTCGAGGAGCTTGCCCCGGGTCAGCTTCCTGCTGAACAGCATCGCACCGCGCTCGTCAGCCGCCTGCACGTGAAAAACACTCTTGGCGTTATCCGGACCGATTGTGGTAACATTCGACACGAACGCCTGCCTTAGTGGTGATGAACACCTCCACCATGGCACAGCGATGTCCTCGGGAGGCGTCCACGCCATCAGCAATGGGGGCACCTACCCCACGATGATCGTAGGAGAGGCGGTCCCATAGCAAACGTTTGAAGCCCCGCATTGCCCCTGGCTCGACGTACAACGTCTGATTCTATCTTTGGCGTTGG harbors:
- a CDS encoding transposase; amino-acid sequence: MSNVTTIGPDNAKSVFHVQAADERGAMLFSRKLTRGKLLDFFAGQPRCMITLEACGGAHHWARQLLEMGYTVRLIPPAYVKPFVKRHKNDAIDAEAICEAAQRP